The following coding sequences are from one Kallotenue papyrolyticum window:
- the rpe gene encoding ribulose-phosphate 3-epimerase, translating into MRTRRRLTSIGRCQGRELWLAPSILAADMTALGAQVRTALAAGATWIQADIMDGHFVPNLSFGPLIVEALRPLSDGLLDCHLMISQPERYIDAFADAGADLITIHVEATPHVHRALQAIKARGLLAGVALNPHTPLSMIEEIAQDLDLLLIMTVNPGFGGQRFIAHSLDKIRRARQLLDARGLQHVVLQVDGGIEPDNVRAVAEAGATCFVAGSSVFGAPEGIAAAVDAFRRALAAT; encoded by the coding sequence ATGCGCACACGACGCCGACTCACATCCATCGGCCGCTGCCAGGGCCGTGAACTCTGGCTGGCGCCCTCGATCCTGGCCGCCGACATGACCGCGCTGGGCGCGCAGGTGCGCACGGCGCTGGCCGCCGGCGCGACCTGGATCCAGGCCGACATCATGGATGGGCATTTCGTGCCCAACCTCTCGTTCGGGCCGCTGATCGTCGAAGCGCTCCGCCCGCTGAGCGACGGCCTGCTCGACTGCCACCTGATGATCAGCCAGCCGGAGCGCTACATCGATGCCTTTGCCGACGCCGGCGCAGACCTGATCACCATTCATGTTGAGGCCACGCCCCACGTGCATCGCGCGCTGCAGGCAATCAAAGCGCGCGGCCTGCTGGCCGGTGTGGCGCTCAACCCGCACACGCCGCTGAGCATGATCGAAGAGATCGCGCAGGACCTCGATCTGCTGTTGATCATGACCGTCAATCCCGGCTTCGGTGGGCAACGCTTCATCGCGCACAGCCTGGACAAGATCCGCCGCGCCCGGCAGCTGCTCGACGCGCGCGGCCTGCAGCACGTGGTGTTGCAGGTAGACGGCGGGATCGAACCAGACAACGTGCGCGCCGTGGCCGAGGCCGGCGCGACCTGCTTCGTGGCCGGATCGAGCGTCTTCGGCGCGCCAGAGGGCATCGCCGCCGCGGTGGACGCGTTTCGCCGGGCGCTGGCAGCGACATGA
- the mnmA gene encoding tRNA 2-thiouridine(34) synthase MnmA — MARILVAMSGGVDSSLTAALLKEAGHDVTGVTMHLWEGDDERLLESQCCSLEMTSGARRVCAQLGIPYYVWNYQREFRRHVIDYFINEYVAGATPNPCLACNRDLKFRYLLERAQALGFDYLATGHYVRTEWRAAGSDWQPVTPATLAAQLAARDIAFRMRRSVELRKDQSYVLYMLQQDELARVIFPLGGFSKAEVRAMAAERKLATAHKPESMDICFIPDNDYHRFMREQRPEALRPGPIVDRRGRVLGQHQGLPLYTVGQRKGLGIAAAAPLYVLELDPVRNLLIVGTRDELERATLLAEGCSFVSGGWPTNAFRCQAQIRAHAQAAPATAEPLEPGRLLLRFDTPQRAVTPGQAIVLYDDDVVLGGGRITVEQPAMVAA; from the coding sequence ATGGCCAGGATTCTGGTGGCAATGAGCGGCGGCGTGGATAGCTCGCTCACGGCGGCCCTGCTCAAGGAGGCCGGGCACGACGTGACGGGCGTGACCATGCACCTGTGGGAGGGCGATGACGAGCGCCTGCTGGAGTCGCAGTGCTGCTCGCTGGAGATGACCTCCGGCGCGCGGCGCGTCTGCGCCCAGCTTGGCATTCCCTACTATGTCTGGAACTACCAGCGCGAATTCCGGCGCCATGTGATCGACTACTTCATCAACGAATACGTCGCGGGCGCGACGCCCAATCCATGCCTGGCCTGCAACCGCGATCTCAAGTTCCGCTATCTGCTGGAGCGCGCGCAGGCGCTGGGCTTCGATTACCTGGCTACCGGCCACTATGTGCGCACCGAGTGGCGCGCCGCCGGCAGCGACTGGCAGCCGGTGACGCCGGCGACGCTGGCCGCGCAACTGGCCGCGCGTGACATCGCGTTCCGCATGCGCCGCTCGGTCGAGCTGCGCAAGGATCAGAGCTACGTACTCTACATGCTGCAGCAGGACGAGCTGGCGCGGGTGATCTTCCCGCTGGGCGGCTTCAGCAAGGCCGAGGTGCGCGCCATGGCTGCCGAGCGCAAGCTGGCCACCGCACACAAGCCGGAGAGCATGGACATCTGCTTCATCCCCGACAACGACTACCACCGCTTCATGCGCGAGCAGCGGCCCGAGGCACTGCGTCCTGGCCCCATCGTCGATCGCCGCGGCCGGGTGCTGGGCCAGCACCAGGGACTGCCGCTCTACACCGTCGGGCAGCGCAAAGGCCTGGGCATCGCCGCCGCCGCGCCGCTCTATGTGCTGGAGCTCGATCCGGTGCGCAACCTGTTGATCGTCGGCACCAGGGACGAGCTGGAGCGCGCGACACTGCTGGCCGAGGGCTGCTCGTTCGTCTCCGGAGGCTGGCCGACGAACGCCTTCCGCTGCCAGGCGCAGATTCGCGCCCATGCGCAGGCGGCACCGGCGACTGCCGAGCCGCTCGAGCCGGGACGCCTCCTGCTGCGCTTCGACACACCGCAGCGCGCGGTCACGCCCGGCCAGGCGATCGTGCTCTACGACGACGATGTGGTGCTGGGCGGCGGGCGCATCACCGTTGAACAGCCCGCCATGGTGGCGGCATGA
- a CDS encoding GTP-binding protein, producing the protein MSMAPAAQPAGDPQLVTILVSGANGVGKSSFVSALSEIEVVTTRRLASDPARILPTATTVRVDWGRLSIARDLAADLFALPGGRTFDLLWEILARATTGLIALVDSTRPDTFRETKAIIEFFQRLRPMPYLIAATKQDHPNAWTPDELRPALRLPEQVAVLPCVATNRESCAQVTLELIDRILAAPATAPRA; encoded by the coding sequence ATGAGCATGGCCCCTGCTGCGCAACCTGCTGGCGATCCCCAGCTCGTCACCATCCTGGTCTCGGGCGCGAACGGCGTGGGTAAATCGAGCTTCGTCAGCGCGCTCAGCGAGATCGAGGTGGTCACCACGCGCCGTCTGGCCAGCGATCCCGCGCGCATCCTGCCCACGGCCACGACGGTGCGCGTCGATTGGGGCCGCCTGAGCATCGCCCGCGATCTGGCCGCCGACCTCTTCGCGCTGCCGGGTGGTCGCACCTTCGATCTGCTCTGGGAGATTCTGGCGCGCGCCACTACTGGTCTGATCGCGTTGGTGGATAGCACCCGTCCCGACACGTTCCGCGAAACCAAGGCGATCATCGAGTTCTTCCAGCGCCTGCGGCCCATGCCCTACCTGATCGCCGCCACCAAGCAGGACCATCCCAACGCCTGGACGCCCGACGAGCTCCGTCCGGCGCTGCGCCTGCCGGAACAGGTTGCCGTGCTGCCGTGCGTGGCCACCAACCGTGAGAGCTGTGCGCAGGTCACCCTCGAACTGATCGATCGCATTCTGGCGGCGCCGGCTACCGCGCCACGCGCCTGA
- a CDS encoding vWA domain-containing protein translates to MAGELHLRQTLARPYVPVTQTPQVAYVLIEIMPTATATRIQMPVNVAFVLDRSGSMRGNKLRAMQQAVGLALDRLNDNDTVSITIFNHQTSVLVPTTSASNRQTIMRLVGGIKDEGGTKIGRALAAGLAELARAPQDRQARLVLLTDGETDRDEAECLHLADQAGARGVPIMAFGIGSEWNDKLLTEIATRSHGEVEHLRRPEEIEDNFMQVVQQAQAAVFHNVTATVRLVGGVTPRAAWQVVPLIKNLGYKPLAERAVVVPLDQLENNARRVLLLELMVEPRAAGQYRIGQIEVAYDLPLLGLRDEKARADLLLTFTADQALAQQVNPQVMNIVEKVTAFKLQTRALEDVEAGNISGATQKLQGAVTRLLNAGETELAQSVQQEAQRLQQTGQLSSEGAKTIRFGARKTVRLSDLDRPRS, encoded by the coding sequence ATGGCTGGAGAACTTCACCTACGCCAGACGCTGGCGCGTCCATACGTGCCTGTCACGCAGACGCCGCAGGTGGCCTATGTGCTGATCGAGATCATGCCCACGGCCACGGCGACCAGGATTCAGATGCCGGTCAACGTTGCCTTTGTGCTCGACCGCAGCGGCTCGATGCGCGGTAACAAATTGCGCGCCATGCAACAGGCGGTGGGCCTGGCGCTCGACCGGCTCAACGACAACGATACCGTCTCGATCACCATCTTCAACCACCAGACCTCGGTGCTGGTGCCGACGACCTCAGCGAGCAATCGCCAGACGATCATGCGCCTGGTCGGCGGTATCAAGGACGAGGGCGGTACCAAGATCGGGCGTGCCCTGGCCGCCGGTCTGGCCGAGCTGGCGCGCGCGCCGCAGGACCGCCAAGCACGCTTGGTGCTGCTGACCGATGGCGAGACCGACCGCGACGAGGCGGAATGTCTGCATCTGGCCGATCAGGCCGGCGCGCGTGGTGTGCCGATCATGGCCTTTGGTATCGGCAGCGAATGGAACGACAAGCTGCTGACCGAGATCGCCACGCGCAGCCACGGCGAGGTCGAACATCTCCGTCGTCCCGAAGAGATTGAAGACAATTTTATGCAGGTGGTGCAGCAGGCGCAGGCGGCGGTCTTCCACAACGTCACGGCGACGGTGCGGCTGGTCGGCGGCGTCACGCCGCGCGCGGCCTGGCAGGTCGTGCCGCTGATCAAAAATCTGGGCTACAAGCCCTTGGCCGAGCGCGCGGTGGTTGTGCCGCTGGACCAGCTTGAAAACAACGCGCGCCGCGTGCTGCTGCTGGAGTTGATGGTCGAGCCGCGCGCGGCGGGGCAATACCGCATCGGTCAGATCGAGGTGGCCTACGACCTTCCACTGCTTGGCCTGCGCGACGAGAAGGCGCGCGCCGATCTGCTACTGACCTTTACCGCCGATCAGGCGCTGGCGCAGCAGGTCAATCCCCAGGTGATGAATATCGTCGAGAAGGTGACTGCCTTCAAGCTGCAGACGCGTGCGCTAGAGGATGTCGAGGCGGGCAACATCAGCGGTGCGACGCAGAAGCTGCAGGGCGCGGTGACGCGCCTGCTCAACGCGGGCGAGACCGAGCTGGCGCAGTCGGTGCAGCAGGAGGCCCAGCGGCTGCAGCAGACCGGTCAGCTCTCATCCGAGGGTGCCAAGACGATCCGCTTTGGCGCGCGCAAAACGGTGCGGCTCAGCGATCTGGACCGGCCGCGCTCGTGA
- a CDS encoding DUF1385 domain-containing protein — protein sequence MRPTQFPYGGQAVMEGVMMRGLRQATVAVRRPDGTIMLQDRQLDAARRVRWARIPILRGIQLLGDALVIGMWALTFSANATADTDQPPLTRRQTIGLIALSLLFSIALFFVVPLVVASGLARLLGWGILAREALEGGLRLAIFVGYLLLIRRSREIRRVFGYHGAEHKAVNAYEAGAPLTVEAVRSFTVIHPRCGTSFVLVVLLISVVLFVVLGHLPFWARLISRVALVPLIAGIAYELLRFAARHYRQAWVRAFVAPTLWLQQLTTAPPDDAMIEVAILALTRVLAADGVELAGQAIDGRPVPLVA from the coding sequence ATGCGACCAACGCAGTTTCCCTATGGCGGGCAGGCCGTGATGGAGGGGGTGATGATGCGCGGGCTGCGCCAAGCCACCGTCGCGGTGCGCCGGCCCGACGGCACGATCATGCTGCAGGATCGCCAGCTTGACGCAGCGCGGCGCGTGCGCTGGGCGCGCATCCCGATCCTGCGCGGCATCCAGCTGCTGGGCGACGCGCTGGTGATCGGCATGTGGGCGCTGACCTTCTCGGCCAACGCCACCGCCGATACCGATCAGCCGCCGTTGACGCGGCGGCAGACGATCGGCCTGATCGCGCTGTCGCTGTTGTTCTCGATCGCGCTGTTTTTTGTTGTGCCGCTGGTGGTCGCTAGCGGGCTGGCACGCCTGCTGGGCTGGGGCATCCTCGCACGCGAAGCGCTGGAGGGCGGGCTGCGGCTGGCGATCTTCGTCGGCTATCTGCTGCTGATCCGGCGCTCGCGCGAGATCCGGCGCGTCTTCGGCTACCACGGCGCCGAGCATAAGGCCGTCAACGCCTATGAAGCGGGCGCACCGCTGACGGTGGAGGCCGTGCGCTCGTTTACGGTGATCCATCCGCGCTGCGGCACCAGCTTTGTGCTGGTAGTGCTGTTGATCAGCGTGGTGCTCTTTGTGGTGCTAGGCCACCTGCCCTTCTGGGCGCGGCTGATATCGCGTGTCGCGCTGGTGCCGCTGATCGCCGGCATCGCCTATGAGCTGCTGCGCTTTGCGGCGCGGCACTACCGGCAGGCCTGGGTGCGCGCGTTCGTCGCGCCCACGCTCTGGCTGCAACAGCTAACCACTGCACCGCCCGACGACGCGATGATCGAGGTGGCGATCCTAGCGCTCACGCGCGTGCTGGCGGCAGACGGTGTCGAGCTCGCCGGCCAGGCCATTGACGGACGACCGGTGCCGCTGGTTGCGTGA
- a CDS encoding DUF4388 domain-containing protein, translated as MPLVGNLRDFALHDFLSLVDRGQKSGSLQLNRPLDNEAAHLFFERGRLLAVIHPARRERLGELLVRLGKVAPEQVLQALQQQQMTPDQSLGQILVAQGAIEQAELQRVVQQQIEDKLYDLFGWREGEFRFVNNQRPAPDDVQSLVPLPIEGLIMEGVRRADELARIRQVIPHDHMLVRFVERPLDQTPTINLTATEWRIFARINGRLSISEIADKTGLSTFQVSQAVYNFITAGLVEVIDVPRLAEPASRARATLPAVQPLSAPSDARDEEHQGRGLVERLFGRRR; from the coding sequence ATGCCGTTGGTTGGGAACCTGCGCGACTTCGCGCTCCATGACTTTCTGAGCCTGGTCGATCGCGGCCAGAAAAGCGGCAGCCTGCAACTCAACCGTCCTCTGGACAACGAGGCGGCCCACCTGTTCTTCGAGCGAGGACGCCTGCTGGCGGTGATCCATCCGGCGCGGCGCGAACGGCTAGGCGAGCTCCTGGTGCGGCTGGGCAAGGTCGCGCCCGAACAGGTGCTGCAGGCCTTGCAACAACAACAGATGACGCCCGATCAGTCGCTCGGCCAGATCCTGGTCGCCCAAGGCGCCATTGAGCAGGCCGAACTGCAACGCGTCGTTCAGCAGCAGATCGAAGACAAGCTTTACGATCTGTTCGGCTGGCGCGAGGGCGAGTTCCGCTTCGTCAACAACCAGCGGCCCGCGCCCGATGATGTGCAATCGCTGGTGCCGCTACCGATCGAAGGGTTGATCATGGAGGGGGTACGCCGCGCCGATGAGCTGGCGCGCATCCGGCAAGTGATCCCCCACGACCATATGCTGGTGCGCTTTGTGGAACGGCCCCTCGACCAGACGCCGACCATCAACCTGACGGCTACCGAGTGGCGCATCTTCGCCCGCATCAACGGACGGCTGTCGATCAGCGAGATCGCCGACAAGACCGGTCTCAGCACCTTTCAGGTCAGCCAGGCGGTCTATAACTTCATCACCGCCGGCTTAGTTGAGGTCATCGACGTACCGCGCCTGGCCGAGCCCGCCTCCCGCGCCCGTGCGACACTACCGGCCGTCCAGCCGCTCTCCGCGCCGAGCGACGCGCGCGATGAAGAGCACCAGGGCCGCGGCCTGGTGGAACGCTTGTTTGGACGGCGACGGTGA
- a CDS encoding heparan-alpha-glucosaminide N-acetyltransferase — protein MAVSSSTDDALRLPQPSSARLWEVDALRGIAIVLMIYFHLMWDLFYFGLYGGDLLGSGWQLFARSIGATFLFVMGLSATLTHARLKARTASPFGWYLRRGLRIFACGLLVTAATFVFAPPNAVLFGILHLLGVALILVYPFLEAPRWVTALLALAVIAVGWQWYGQTVAHAWLLPLGLPPAGRFMLDYYPLLPWFGFVLLGVLAGRSWYADGRRSFSLPDLSEQPLVRALRFLGRHSLLIYLLHQPLLIGGLLLVLRLRGA, from the coding sequence ATGGCCGTTTCATCATCAACCGACGACGCGCTGCGCCTGCCACAACCGAGCTCTGCGCGTCTGTGGGAGGTGGACGCGCTGCGTGGCATCGCCATCGTGCTGATGATCTACTTCCACCTGATGTGGGATCTGTTCTACTTCGGCCTCTACGGCGGCGACCTGCTGGGCAGCGGCTGGCAACTGTTTGCGCGCAGCATCGGCGCGACCTTTCTGTTCGTGATGGGCCTGTCCGCCACGCTGACGCACGCGCGCCTCAAGGCGCGTACGGCATCGCCCTTCGGCTGGTACCTCCGCCGCGGCCTGCGCATCTTCGCCTGCGGCCTGCTGGTCACCGCAGCAACCTTTGTCTTCGCGCCGCCGAACGCGGTCCTGTTCGGCATTCTGCACCTGCTGGGCGTGGCGCTGATCCTGGTGTATCCGTTTTTGGAAGCGCCGCGCTGGGTGACGGCGCTGCTGGCGCTGGCAGTGATCGCTGTGGGCTGGCAGTGGTATGGGCAGACCGTTGCGCATGCCTGGCTGCTGCCGCTGGGCCTGCCGCCCGCCGGCCGCTTCATGCTCGATTACTACCCGCTGCTGCCCTGGTTCGGCTTTGTGCTGCTGGGCGTGCTGGCGGGCCGAAGCTGGTATGCCGACGGGCGTCGCAGCTTCTCTCTGCCGGATCTGTCCGAACAGCCGCTGGTGCGCGCCCTGCGCTTCCTGGGCCGCCACTCGCTCCTGATCTACCTGCTGCACCAGCCGCTGCTGATCGGCGGCCTGCTGCTGGTGCTGCGCCTGCGCGGCGCTTAA